Genomic segment of Paenibacillus sp. FSL R5-0912:
GGATTTGCCGGCGTTGGTATAGCCAACAAGTGCCACCTGGACAGCGCCGCTCTTACGGCGGCGTTCACGGTGCAGCTCACGCGTCTTGACGACCTCATCGAGCTGGCGTTTCAGCTCGGTAATCCGGTCGCGGATATGACGGCGGTCGGTCTCCAGCTTGCTCTCCCCTGGTCCTCTCGTACCAATCCCGCCCCCGAGCCGCGACAGATTCTTCCCGTGTCCGGACAGACGCGGAAGCAGATAGGAGAGCTGCGCCAGCTCTACCTGAATGATGCCTTCCCGGGTTTTCGCCCGTCCCGCAAAAATATCAAGGATCAGCTGGGTCCGGTCAATAATCTTCAGATCCAGAGACTCCTCCAGATTCCGCACCTGTGCTCCGGACAGCTCCTGGTCGAAGATCGCCGTATTGGCACCCAGTCCGTCAGCGGCCATCCGCAGCTCTTCTACCTTTCCCTTACCGATGAACCATTTGGAATCCGGGGTTTCCTTGTTCTGCCGGATGACATCGAGCACCTCCACCCCGGCCGTTTCAGCCAGCTGGACCAGCTCCTGAAGTGAAAGCTCGGGATCAATGCCCGTGCGTTTGATTTTGTCCGTGACCAGACTGACGAGTATTGCCCGGTCCTGAACATCTGTTTGGGTATCATGTGTGGTGATTGCCATTAATTAAGTGCTCCTTATCTGTATGCATTCATGTCTTACAATTTGAAATCCTCCGTCCGCAGGGTCATCAGCTCCTGCTTGCCGGGACTTGTGCTCTCATACTGATTCAGCAGCCGTACCGCCTGCGAGCGCACCGCCTTCTCAATACTGTTGCGCACAT
This window contains:
- the hflX gene encoding GTPase HflX — encoded protein: MAITTHDTQTDVQDRAILVSLVTDKIKRTGIDPELSLQELVQLAETAGVEVLDVIRQNKETPDSKWFIGKGKVEELRMAADGLGANTAIFDQELSGAQVRNLEESLDLKIIDRTQLILDIFAGRAKTREGIIQVELAQLSYLLPRLSGHGKNLSRLGGGIGTRGPGESKLETDRRHIRDRITELKRQLDEVVKTRELHRERRRKSGAVQVALVGYTNAGKSTLLKQLTDADVYIENQLFATLDPTSRVLQLPGGKEVVLTDTVGFIQNLPHDLVASFRATLEEVNEANLVLHVVDSSSPMREEQMDVVQSILQDLGAAGKPQIVLFNKTDLCQPEQLEMLPIGPGFLKISAFNQDDLTRITEIISDELAGDTLIFRIPGDRGDLSSLLYRVGEVLEQNYDGNDVLYNVRLNKEDYDKWSYKLAEFIEPQ